The segment NNNNNNNNNNNNNNNNNNNNNNNNNNNNNNNNNNNNNNNNNNNNNNNNNNNNNNNNNNNNNNNNNNNNNNNNNNNNNNNNNNNNNNNNNNNNNNNNNNNNNNNNNNNNNNNNNNNNNNNNNNNNNNNNNNNNNNNNNNNNNNNNNNNNNNNNNNNNNNNNNNNNNNNNNNNNNNNNNNNNNNNNNNNNNNNNNNNNNNNNNNNNNNNNNNNNNNNNNNNNNNNNNNNNNNNNNNNNNNNNNNNNNNNNNNNNNNNNNNNNNNNNNNNNNNNNNNNNNNNNNNNNNNNNNNNNNNNNNNNNNNNNNNNNNNNNNNNNNNNNNNNNNNNNNNNNNNNNNNNNNNNNNNNNNNNNNNNNNNNNNNNNNNNNNNNNNNNNNNNNNNNNNNNNNNNNNNNNNNNNNNNNNNNNNNNNNNNNNNNNNNNNNNNNNNNNNNNNNNNNNNNNNNNNNNNNNNNNNNNNNNNNNNNNNNNNNNNNNNNNNNNNNNNNNNNNNNNNNNNNNNNNNNNNNNNNNNNNNNNNNNNNNNNNNNNNNNNNNNNNNNNNNNNNNNNNNNNNNNNNNNNNNNNNNNNNNNNNNNNNNNNNNNNNNNNNNNNNNNNNNNNNNNNNNNNNNNNNNNNNNNNNNNNNNNNNNNNNNNNNNNNNNNNNNNNNNNNNNNNNNNNNNNNNNNNNNNNNNNNNNNNNNNNNNNNNNNNNNNNNNNNNNNNNNNNNNNNNNNNNNNNNNNNNNNNNNNNNNNNNNNNNNNNNNNNNNNNNNNNNNNNNNNNNNNNNNNNNNNNNNNNNNNNNNNNNNNNNNNNNNNNNNNNNNNNNNNNNNNNNNNNNNNNNNNNNNNNNNNNNNNNNNNNNNNNNNNNNNNNNNNNNNNNNNNNNNNNNNNNNNNNNNNNNNNNNNNNNNNNNNNNNNNNNNNNNNNNNNNNNNNNNNNNNNNNNNNNNNNNNNNNNNNNNNNNNNNNNNNNNNNNNNNNNNNNNNNNNNNNNNNNNNNNNNNNNNNNNNNNNNNNNNNNNNNNNNNNNNNNNNNNNNNNNNNNNNNNNNNNNNNNNNNNNNNNNNNNNNNNNNNNNNNNNNNNNNNNNaatttttcttttattttttacgtcgcttttgaaaactactgggaaatttaaattttgacctccccaatgcaccaacgatattcactttcccatcgaacgagatactgaagtcgataatcgaagcattatttcgactacttatcgtgtacacagacacaaaaataaaaaaaaataaaaaaaaaaacacacattgtaaaatcaatacattcatcgtttcactcagaatctataatatacgagtagtaAATAGCCTTGCGAGTACCTACGGACATATCAAATCATTCtagacaaatatttataattgtagttAGGTCATcaactttttatatttgagCATTTTACTCTTACactaatacaaacataatatttatgaactattataaaataaaatcacaacattttttaaattaaataacaatattatttttatttttactggatGCTTCCGTTTTGCCATGGTACAGCGCCGACTCCATTGAAGTAGGACTTGAAGGTGTCTCTAATGGTATTAGCCTCTTGTGAAGCTCTATTGTACATTCTTGAAGACCTATTTCCTTGAAGGGGTGATTCATTCAAAGATTGTTGTAACGTCGAGGAACTGAATTCACCGCCCTCACGGTCAATAACTATATTGTGAAGTAAGCAGATACATTTCACAATTCTCTCTGATTTCCCAACATTAGTTTCTATACATTTTCCAAGCAAACGCCACTTGGCTGTCATAATACCAAAAGCACACTCCACACATCTCCTAGCCCTCGATAGCCTGTAGTTAAAGATTTTCTCTTCATGTGATAGATTGCGTCTTGAGTACGGTTTCATTATGTAGGTCTTTAGTGGGTATGCATCGTCTGCAAGTATTACGAATGGCATATCTGTAACAATTCCTTCGATATGTGATGATGGTGGTAAATTAGTATGacaattttccaaaaatgtagATAAAGAAGAAGCTGAAAAAGTTCCTCGATCACTTTGTTTCCCATACCCTCCTAcatctacaaaaataaatcgACATCGGTGATCCGCAACAGCTTGTAGCactattgaaaaaaagtttttgtagTTGTAAAACATAGTTCCACTTTTTTTCGGGCATAGAATTCGAATGTGCTTGCCATCAAGACATCCAACGGCATGAGGAAAATTCCACCGCTCCTGAAATCCTGTAGCTATTTCTACTAACATTCTGTGGTCGGGAACAGGCAGGTGTTGCTGGTAGAAATTATTCCATATCGCATCCACAACTAATGAAACACATTTACCAACTGTGTAATCATTAATTCGAAACGTTAAACCCAGGGAACGAAATGATAATCCAGTCGCTAAATACCTAATTGATAaaccaaaaaacaattttaacttttataacatttttttaacatttaaaataactgagaaataaataaacttgtttctacactaaatttacaaataaattattatcagaaaaaagGACATGTTACAACTGTTTTGTATTTTAGGTGAACAGGCTCGAAAAGCATGGGAAAATCTTAGAGACACATTTAGAAGGAAACTAAAAACGGATACTGAAACCAAAAGTGGTCAAGGAAGGTCCGAAATTGTGAAATGgcctttttttaataccatgaTGTTTTTAAAGGACGTAATGATACCCAGGGAAAGCTCAGGAAATTTGCCTCTATCGTATGATGAAAATGAACTATCTCCAAGTAATTTAAGCAACGCCACGCTAGAAGATGTAGATGAGGAAAATACAAATGATGCAGAGGCAGATATCAATTGTTCTATCAGGGAACCTGAGGCATCTGGATCAGAATTCACTTCATTTGCCAAACCTCAAAGCATACAACAACCATCAAGttctttaaaaagaaataataaaaatgataacgatacaattctttcaaaaaaacaaaaacaaaatagttatgaTTCCCAGGTGCTTGAAATTGAAAGAAGGAAAATTAACCTGATGGAAAAACGTTTTTCTCGACCAACAAATACTCATCAAGATGATCAGGACTACGCATTCTTCATGAGCTTACTGCCTTCTGTTAAGCAACTAAATCAGATTGAGAAAATGAGACTCCGAATGAAAATCATGAACGATGTCACAGATGCATTGGAAGCACACCAGTTCGTGAAGGAAGTAAATTCGTCAAGAATCATACCATCACCCATTGATTCTCCTTTGTCGTCACCATACAGTACTGAAGGTTCCGAGCATTCTCAATCATCTTCGATGTCATTTCAAGCGAATCAAGCATATCAGACTGAAGAACAACCTCCACAACAggatttctataatttaatgaatatgtgagatttcattttcatgtcattttgttatttggaaacaataaagattttttaaacttttattttttattttattttatttaaatcattcagaatatttctaatttttaaagtaccaaACTAATCCTTCcattttgttattgaaaaaatttaattggttaattttattaagtaaactTGTGCTCGCTCAGATTCATTGTATTCGAAGGCaatatttaccattatttaaaatgtaatacgttCAAACTAGTGATATCTAGAGATACTCACGAATCGTtactagttttttaaaatatattatatctatataatgaaAACGTACTAAAGGTTTATTTACCGTATTGTGATGGTGAGTTTTTCTTCTGGACTGACACATACCCTGAAGTTTGATTGACCAGTTATGTCGTTTCTTATTCCTCCAAGAATGTAGTCAAATGTTTCAATACTCATACGATGGTATTCCCTGAACTTAACCGGGTAATTCCGCATAGGTACGCAAGTTGTAAAAAATTCTCCTCTCGATCGATCTAAATTGAATTCATGGACCCATGTCTTTGTACTTTGTTTCTTTAGTAGGGCGTTGTTTTCCAGCAAAAACCAGCACAAAAAATCATCATCAGAATCACTCATTTTGTTATCACGTGTTTACTGCAATAGCTTCTACTACAAACTGCAGTAGAACGGTAGACAGTATACAGTTAAACGGATCACGTCGGGACCAGTGTAGGCATTCACGTCTGACGTCATCGGATACCGATGGACGGACAACGTCGGATCGGATCGGATCGGGAGAAATGCGGACCTAATGTAGGTGTGGCCTATGTCGTGAGTTCTATGTTCAAACACATCCCCACCCTTCatgtaaatatactattttacttgTAAGCTCATAAGAGTATAAAGCaacataactattttaatattgtaaaagaaaaacaaatattcatttgtacacatattttaattacgtaTTGAAATAAACGTTgagaaaaatatactataaaaatccagcgtttgattttaattacaagtagtagtagtatatatttgtatgttcacagccagcttttccacggtaatttttttttttcaagggggaatgtcccccttggagacttttattttaccgtgtaacacatttcacactgattgtctaccaaattctacctcgtaaaaatatttaacgtgatcaaatttttaggaaatcttaaaactgaaaaaattatttcaagtaaaaacataaattattaaataatattttttttattgttataaattaagtcttaattatatttacacaagttttcttacttctctagtaaaaggtacatattctacaatacgatcatgaattaataaacagtaagctgtcacacctgtaagcgattctgaagcttcaatttccaattgaacatctaCTGCTGAGGCTGTGgttgaatcgttctgttttgaagtgtcgataactataattggtgcgtttgctagaaaagtagatggactcaatatcgggttacgaatacttttttcatagtacgattcttgaaacgatgtatacatattatataataaagtgaaattatttttagaaaaatctaaatt is part of the Acyrthosiphon pisum isolate AL4f unplaced genomic scaffold, pea_aphid_22Mar2018_4r6ur Scaffold_354;HRSCAF=776, whole genome shotgun sequence genome and harbors:
- the LOC103310986 gene encoding protein ALP1-like; this translates as MSFFLIIIYLYLATGLSFRSLGLTFRINDYTVGKCVSLVVDAIWNNFYQQHLPVPDHRMLVEIATGFQERWNFPHAVGCLDGKHIRILCPKKSGTMFYNYKNFFSIVLQAVADHRCRFIFVDVGGYGKQSDRGTFSASSLSTFLENCHTNLPPSSHIEGIVTDMPFVILADDAYPLKTYIMKPYSRRNLSHEEKIFNYRLSRARRCVECAFGIMTAKWRLLGKCIETNVGKSERIVKCICLLHNIVIDREGGEFSSSTLQQSLNESPLQGNRSSRMYNRASQEANTIRDTFKSYFNGVGAVPWQNGSIQ